Proteins co-encoded in one Pseudophryne corroboree isolate aPseCor3 chromosome 1, aPseCor3.hap2, whole genome shotgun sequence genomic window:
- the LOC135050812 gene encoding acrosin-like, protein MRLEMVGYIIFVLLLVFVNDVAGKPIPITCGSRTLIEKRYSSRIVGGNEAFPGSWPWLVSIQRRNLFIFYQHFCGGSILNVKWVITAAHCFKDKGKDVSSLRLVFGAHQLSKLGPNVQIRRVSKMIEHQKYSAKTASNDIALLRVDQPISFNEFIQPACLPIKSRDIKPMSDCYIAGWGVLKEKATHQSDVLQEARTTMIANKVCNSRNWYNGAVGIHNICGGYERGGIDSCQGDSGGPLMCKEPSSKFFSVVGITSWGTGCGRERKPGVYTSTQHYLDWIRDKIAQKI, encoded by the coding sequence ATGAGGCTAGAGATGGTTGGATACATAATCTTTGTTCTGCTTTTAGTATTTGTGAATGATGTCGCCGGTAAACCTATCCCTATCACATGTGGAAGTCGCACCCTGATCGAGAAACGATATAGCTCCCGCATTGTTGGTGGAAATGAAGCATTTCCTGGCTCGTGGCCGTGGTTAGTTAGTATCCAACGACGGAACCTCTTTATCTTTTACCAACATTTCTGTGGAGGCTCCATCCTTAACGTAAAGTGGGTTATAACAGCTGCCCACTGCTTCAAGGATAAAGGGAAAGATGTCTCCTCTTTGAGGCTAGTGTTTGGAGCCCACCAGTTATCAAAATTGGGCCCAAATGTGCAGATTCGTCGTGTATCGAAAATGATCGAACATCAGAAGTACTCTGCAAAAACTGCAAGTAATGATATCGCCTTACTACGTGTAGATCAGCCTATATCATTCAATGAATTCATTCAGCCAGCATGTCTGCCAATAAAATCCAGAGACATTAAACCCATGAGTGACTGCTACATTGCCGGTTGGGGAGTCTTGAAGGAGAAAGCCACCCACCAATCAGATGTCCTACAGGAGGCTCGCACTACGATGATTGCTAATAAAGTCTGCAACAGCCGCAATTGGTACAATGGTGCAGTGGGAATACACAACATATGTGGAGGCTATGAACGCGGAGGCATTGACAGCTGCCAGGGTGACAGCGGAGGACCTTTAATGTGTAAAGAACCTAGCTCTAAATTCTTCTCGGTGGTGGGAATAACAAGCTGGGGAACTGGCTGTGGACGAGAAAGAAAACCAGGGGTCTACACCTCCACTCAACACTACCTGGACTGGATCCGTGACAAAATCGCACAAAAGATATGA